In Mytilus edulis chromosome 3, xbMytEdul2.2, whole genome shotgun sequence, the genomic window aaatgtgttgcGCTAATTCGCTTCcgtaggatactgttgcaccgtattatcattttttttttactcaggaacatctcattcttaactttttctataggaaaatataaaggtagcaaaaataactgtggctaaattactcttaactgacacaatttcaattgtccaacccattaacagactttattcccataattttcactaaaacgtggtaatattcactttttattacaattatgaaatctttaccaatgtaaatttatgttttagaaccaaagtactattttgtgtcctttaaatgatatctaaaattgtttgttccgacttttattaaaaaaaatgctatgcatataagcataaatactacatacttgcgcgacgccttttgattttactgaaaactgcgtagactatgaaatgtttttacaagtggaaaatgttctatgatagatatcattttgtcagacagttttctttttttgatttggttcttataatatgccaaaaatctttatatttaatagagtttaacattaaattgtgcgttttactcttaacagacgtataaccaacccgattaacagaccaatctcccatatagccgcatactcaatatagatgaaccgaccaatctctcggttagccgagtgtcggccgtggaaaagggaagggtattgtagttacgacataagaaacgtatccgatatcatctgtgaaacggttattccataacggtcaaccaactcgtgatggcgtccgtaaaatgtacgaagggatgatttcaacttcaccatttggaactcttggtttaatagcttccttgtgagcagcaatcctctatcaaggaaatcatgataggaaacacaagcccgggaatatcgtatcaattgggagatatatactccatatgcaggcgatgctggaatgttgctacatagaaatggcaAGTTTACAATTGAGAAGCTGAAAtcttctcttttgtcgtaaagttttcttttcaaccgaccctcattgttaatttctagatgtaagtcaagatatgaggcaaatttaactgtatctgtaggatcctttatctctagttcgatgggatagattcgttcaacatagtcaccaaattttgtattatttagtgagagaacaaaatctatatagcggaacgtaaagttaaatgATATTGCTAGCTTCTTATGATTTTTCCTAAAAAGtacctgtatgaagtcagcctcaaaatgataaagaaacaagtcggcatgAAGAGGGCACAATTTGTTCCTATTGGAATTCCAACAGTATGTTGAAAAAAACGTCCTCCacacgtaacaaatatgttgtcaatcaagaaatcaagcatcttgataatgtcagtttcagagaattttttgtttgaatcagagtgattctatGCAAAGTAGGATGTttccctccccaagacaagatacttgtatctacgttcgccattctttttaattaaacaaagtcattccaactcttttaatttgtcttttagtttagaatggggaatacttgtgtaaagtgtagaaagtCAAATGTTtgaatactattgcaagatgagagagtcttagattgtatgtactctaaaagatctttggatttaatttttttttttagtatccacatctgattcacgccacctctagaataggcagtttcacaataactttggagcccggctttgattgctgataaaatagatgttttaATGATTTAGAAAGACCCATCaatgacgctcaaataaaaaaaaaattagaaaggcaaaataaagtacgaagttgaagagcattgaggactaaaaattcctaaaagttttgctacggtaatctattcctgaagtagaaaagctttagtattttgtaaagtttttaaacagtTCATTTATGTTATTGActgtatcaatgataattcatggcaacacagaagtactgactactgggctggttatagCGTTAGCTGTGAATGCCTTATCACATGCCTTGCAATAGTATTGTATTATCAGTGGCAGGGATATGAAGGCAAATGTTGCCAAGCACTTGATAAATTACCAAAATACAAAGACTACATCCAATCTGGAAGTACAAAAAGTACAGCAATTGCAAAATGTGTCCAACTGTATAGTTCAAAAGGCAAATGTGCGATCGTAAAGAGATACCAGTCTAATATATTGTTACGCCAGACGAGCGACTTTCAAAATGTAAAGGCATTCCATACTGGCTGCTTATATAATTAAGAAGGACTAAAAGAATATACATACAAGATCAGCAATAACAGGGGCTAATTTTACTGTACCAgttgcgcatttcgacaattaatgtcttcagagatgctcgaggccaaaatatttgaaaatcaaaatcttattaaaaaattgatgagcagataaaaacaaaaaaacgactTAAACTATAGCCAGAGCAGTGCAATGATCAGCTTTGCACGAAGGAGAAATAttcctttaaataattgaaaataatttctaaaattttgttaCAGCAATTCTTAATAAACAATATCGATATTTTCATGCCAAATACCAAAGTACTGGTTACTGGGCTGCTGATACTCCATAGGACAAACAGTCTAACCACAGAGGTATCGACGGTAACAAATTTTACTGCACCATGCAAATGCGCATTTCGATAATTAATGTCTTTGGGTGATGCTCGAGTCCATAATATCAACATGGGCCTCTTTTAAATAACATTGCAAATAAGAGTTTGCAAAAGAATTAAACAAACTGAGTACCATTTGGAGTAAGCCCAGAAAAAGAATAACGACTCAGAAGAGAAGAGACAGTTTGTTGATGCATATCAAACGAAGGATGATTGTGATAGGTGTGGTTCAAAGTAAGAAAAGTTCCTGAACatgtatcacataaactttacatcattttagaaaatgaggtcaacgtcAGATATACTACACGAGAAATACATGTATGTCTAACAAGCATTCactacaccaaatacagttgacctattgcttatagtttcgaAGAagcagacttaaccaagaaaactaaacattgaccaatgaaccataaaaatgaggtcaaggatagACGAACCTTGCAAGACAGACATCTACACCTTATAATCAATCTATAATACATTAAATAatggttgacctattgcttaaagtatctaaAAAACAAACGTTAAcatgcaaaataaaggcaacagtagtataccgctgttcaaaacattgaccaatgatccatgaaaatggggtcaaggtaaGATGGCACCTGCCAGCAAATATACACCATACAATACTCccatacaacacatatagttaacctattgcttatagacaacactgaggttgtgagttcgaatcccgctctTGTGGGTGCTCTAGACTCCAATATtagttgactaggattgtcagttttcatatcaatgaaccgtgaaaatgaggtcatggtcaaataaaacctctgagactgacatgtacatcatggAATGTTTCCGTACACCATATATAGTTGACCGattacatatagtattagaaacaagaggctcttaagagccgaAATCACTAAACATGTACTGTTTTTCATCAATGATTCATTTTGCTTTTCGATATAATATattaatgagtggcttaaaaatgTCATTAGAATGTTCTTGTTAACTGCATATATTCTTCAAaagcaaatacatatattttatccATATGTCGCTATGTTATTTaacgtacaaggaaataaaatacaaaagttaTTATACTTCATTCAtttaagaagattttttaaagttagaagtattaacaaattgaataaaactgtccttaaagggcaataactccttgtGGGGGTCAATCGACAATtggccatgttgacttatttgtagatctaactttgctgtttacagttcattttaatctattataatattcaagaaaataaccaaaaacttcaaaatttcctgaaaattacCAGTTCTGGGGAAGCAACCCAATTGtcaggatgaaatttgaaaaaaaagaaagaggcagggcaggagttttgagtaaaaaaaaaggcaggatgacaatttatgtccAAAGAGTCAggataaacaaaaaaaagttaggaaaaactaaaaaaaaaggaggCAGGAACgaaaagagtgaaaaataaaaaggcaggacagagattacaactaaaaaaaaatgcaggatttttttttttcatcctagaccccccctaaaaatcaaatggtagctccctaaatgcTTAAGTTTTTGAgatgtaagccaaaaactgcatttgacccctatgttctatttttggccatggtggccatgtttgttgatggataaAAATTTGGATACAATTCATAAACTTGGTTTTTAAAAGGACACATTTTCAAGTTAAGAAGCATTAGGcacagtagtttcaaaggagaagatttttagaTGTAAGTAACATGAAGagcaaattgtgtaaaattgtctttaaaggggttgattgacaattttggtcacatttactttttgtagatcttacttcgaTGAACATTAATGCatcttacagtttatctctatcaataataatattcaagataataacaaaaaactacaaaaaaattccttaaaattaccaatttagtgatAACAACCAAACGAAGGGTtgttcaattcatctgaaaatttcagggctgatagatgtTGACCAATTCAACATTTTAACTAAAAGCactagtttttgagatataagccaaaaactgcatttgaccccattgttctatttttagccattgcagaCATATTAGTTTATGGATCAAAACTTCAGATATAATTTATAATCTAGATACCCTAAGAATCATTTAGTTCAACTTTGAAGGTATCTGGCCAGTAGTTtcacagaagattttttaaatagtttacgacgacaaaCAACGACTGATGTCAAGTGATGGCGTAAGCTCACATGATAAAggtccaaaacacaaaaacttaactttgaccactgttactatgaaaatgaggtcaaggtcagaggacACCTACCAGctggatatgtacaccttacaatcatttcatacaccaagtATAGTAatcctattgcttatagtatcttatATATTGACTTGACCACAAAACTATACTTTGTTTACTAAACcatgaaatgaagtcaaggtcaaatgaaaatTGTGAGACAGGCAccaggaccttgcaaggtacacacatactaAATATTTGTATTCTATTACTCATTATAAGAGAAAATTAACATAACTTTTTTTAAGAAGTCCctgaaaaatgaggtcaaggataatAGACATAGgacagacagaaacttcataacataaggcatttatttttcaaagtatgTAGGATCCAATTCTTCCGCCTTCTAAGGTATAAAAGCTTTCAAGTAGTTTTTTAACGACGCCTCCACGTGACCACTATCCCTATGTctagctttctgcaacaaaagcaGCAGACTCGACAATAAAACTTAAACATTGTATATCCAATCTTACAAGAAAAAGTATGCAGAAATCCAACACATGTATACTACCCACACAAACATAATTGAGTAAAACTCATGTGAACTTTAATCTGACATGCTTCAACCATTATTAGCTCCTTTGTTGTTTTGGTTACTCTTTCAtaagagaaaaataataatatctgGAGTATATATTCTTGTTTAATTTACAAATCTGGTTGACATGATTATGCATTGATATTATTACCCTTATCATACAATGTTATCaagtaatactgtggattcattagttATCTTAGGTACACATTTCAGTGGATTGAGGAAATTTTGGATTTTCATGGACATTTTAATTTCGTTGTATtggccaaagtctgcatacaaaccaaTAATATTGTGAATTGATCAACATTGACATTAAAGGtttacctgtacccacaaaatttggtatcccacaaataataatgaatccacagtattgaaaTGTTAAATCGCTTTTGATTATAATACAATAAATACCTTCTGTAGGAAAATAGTTCCATCCCCTCACaacttacaaaataaataattgagATAACAATAAAACCCTTAATTCTAGTtaagtataatattttttttccttttaaatctGAACCAGATCTGCCTTATGACTGTACAATACAGATGCTTAAAAGCTGACCATGTCATTATTTCTATAGAAAGTTTAAGACTGATGTGTGTTTAGAGAAACAAATACAAACAAGCCTGATTGGTAATCTGAAAAATGGTTGCTATTCAATATCATGACTAAAACAAGAAACATTAATGTCTTTTTGGGATGATCCTTATAAAAACCTCACTGTGAATCTTTGATGATACTTTTTATTGCCCTACTAGTTActgaaaaaaatgacaacaaagTTAGCCATGAAAGCAGGACTGATAGTATCTCCAATAATTGCCtatcatttttcaaaatgtactttttcataGATTCATGTaccaataaaacatatttttcatataaagacagagaaaagaaaagaaagaagaaagaagatcataatatatatataatagtcaCATCATTACAACTTTTTATAGACTACAACCAGATGATATATTCTCCATAAAGACATATGTCAGGGGCCTTTTTTGGCCTATAATAGAAGTATCATAAAATcatgtaaaattttgaattacgactacatatattcaaaataaataaaccatATCTTCTTTAGTAAATCTTGAAAATGGTatcaattcaatgttttaaaaaattactaCAAGATTAATAGTGCTGTACATGTGTCTGGGAATTATTAAGCATACccaaaattcataaatatttatatgagcTATGCATTTCCATGAAAAAATCAAACAAGTTTTTCTGTGTGATCATGGTTCATgactttttcaatatttatattttaccaattcaacttaaaaaaaagaacaaattaaaattacaaatttctgTAAAACATTTGGCTGAATAAAACCCatttataatgatataaaatgGTCTTTGGTTTAGACCAGTTTAATCATACTCCTCTTTTATCATAAGATAAGCCTTGATTGCTAGCTTAAAATAGAGAAAATGGACTCTACCATCATTTTTTTTCCTCATTAAAAACTGTTTCAGTTGAAAGGCTAGACCCAGCAGTCACCAAGcatgaaacaaaatatatcaacaaaTGGTGATTGTGGATAATGGCCAATGAGACAGCCACCActcaatacaaaataaataacgaCATAAGAGGTCAACATACAACCTTCAAGGCTTTTACCAAAGACAAGTGTCTTAGAATACACAATGTTAATCTGTTAGTCACAGTGTCTAGAAAAGTCATACCATATTCCctaaatgacaaaatatattagAAAGCAATAGTATCTCAGCTGAAGTTTACATAAACATGTAGAATTATCACAGTTCAGtacaaaatgtaatttaaaaacttGTAAACACATTCATGCAATTTTCTCAGGGCTTTCCCATAAACTAATAATTAGAGTCATCAAAAGCTCTTGACCTATATTTTTAGTTTCATGGCTGATTATTAATCAATCATTATTAATGGCATCTTGTGCAAATAACATTCTTTACCTTTATGTTGCTCTATGACTTCGTTTAAATCAAGACGGTTTTACTGTTTTTAATTATGCTATTTATCAGAAGACAATATACAGGTACATGTAGTAGTACCATGTTGTGTAGATTTGCAAATACTTGCAATTACTATTCATTTTTATACTTATGACTGTGAATAAAAAGGGATATGGTATATGAATTTATACCAAACAAGAAAACCCTTAAATATCTAGCTACAGAAACAGATCATTCTTTTCAACTTACAAAAATTTGTTTATCTAAAGTTATTATATAATTAGAAAACTGGGTTCCTTGGCTTAAAACATTATAGTCTAAGCGCTCAAGCTCTTAACATAAGACAGAAAGGTAAGCAATTAAAGTACTTATCAGATAACACACTATAATAAAAATTTCTTCAACAAAAACTTTCCATTAGCTAGTATTTAAATATGGTATAAAATATACATAAGATTCAAACTATCATCTTGTGAtttataaaatcattaaaacaagTCTTAAAATATATATCAGTCAAACTggataaaattgatataaaaaaattcaaatcagCAATTCAATTCAAACAGTAATTTCAAACAAATTATCATATAATAGCACCATTTGATAACTGAAAGGCATATAAGATAAAAACATGATCTATTTTACTATATACTGATCACATGCATAGATCACAGTGGACTCATTTCTTCTTGTAAATGACATGGTATAGAACTTAAAAGATGTTTATTTGTCCTAGGTGAATGCTTTCTTGGTGAGTTCCTACAAGGTGACCCGGGAGATCTTAGTCTTTTAACTGGTTTGATTGGTGATCTAGTCTTCTTGATCACATGACGAGGTGTCATTCCAGAAGCAGTTCGTAAAACAACCATCTCGGCTAGTGGAGTGGCAAGTGGCATTTTGATTGTAGGCACCTTAGATGGGTTAGATGGCGTCAAATTTTCACTATCAATCATTCCATCTTTATGTTCCATCTTCTCATTACCAAGAATTTCTGTATAAACATCATTGGTCTGCAATGACTCACTAAAATGagaatctttattttctttatccgACTGGACAATAGGTTCAAAAACATCAATGTCCATACTTTCATCCTCTGCAACTTTTTCTAACAGCATTGAAGATTCATTGAGCCTGCTATGATCAGCTGTATAATAGATACTAGGTTTCCTTTTCAGTTTTGACCCAATAGGTACAGAAACAGAGTTAGAAGGGGCAGCAACATCTTCAGTTGGCTTTAACAAGAGAGTGGATATGGGTAACTTGGCCTGCCCTTTCCCAGATTTCTGGGTGACTGTGACCAAATCCTTCATTTTAGCTGCTTCTTCATCACTCTTGGCAAATATCGTTGGAATTCTTATAGGTGACACCCCTCGTTTTCTTGAAGTTGAATTAGGGAATCTATAGGGAGAAGTGTGTCTTTCTGCAACATCCTTATGATCAGTATCAAACTGTCTGGCTGTAGAAGCCACTCTTCCCCTCTGCTGTGTCTGTAGCTCCATGATACTTTCATGTTTAGATATCACTGTCTCTGCCTGTTTTATTTTAGCAGGGGGAGGACCCATCACCATTACATCTTCTGATGCTGTTGTTTTAGAAGCCAGATAACCTGCTCTGGATAACAGTTTGTGAgtttccatagatatttgtaaGTTTGGAGTAATTTTTGGTATTGCCTTTTTAGGTTGCTCACACAAACTTTGAGATCTACTAACAAATGCTCTCAATGGCTTCTTTAAATCTTGTTCTGAATTATGTTTAATTGGGTTCTTCGTCCCTTCTGTGGCTTTTTTCTGACTTGATGGACTAGTGCTTCCTATCGTTTCACCAACTTCTGACACATCAAACATTGATCCCTTTCCACTATCAGTTGACAATGTACGTGCTATTGTTTTCTTTTCTAATTTGTTGAAAGCATCTTCCTGTCCAACTAATAAACTATCTGTGCTAGTACTGTTCTGTATTTTTGGTTTAAGACTGATTGAATCTAACTGATCTGATTTGATTTGGGTATTGACCTCTTTATTGTCTGTGTCTGTCACATACACATTACTATCACAGTTTTCAGGTTGTTCAGTTGGTTTTTTATCCAGCAAGCCTGTAGATTCACATGTTGATTCCATACTAACTGATCCCtcacattcatttttattttttatctgttgaTTTCCCTCCTTTTCTAAACATTCTCCATTAGAATGTACATCTTTAGCATTGTGCATCTGTGGCAAGTCTGGAATAAGTAATGCAACTGGCTCTCCAATTTCTGATTTATCAAGTCCAAAACTTCTCCTCAATTTCCTAACATTTTCTTTTTCCCCATGTAACAGACCAGTTTTAACTGAATTAGGTTGACCTCTTCTTAAGCGAATTTTCTGTGCGTCCAGCGACATAGAACGTGACAATGAAGTATTGTATGTTGAATCATTAGCATACATGATTGCTGTATCTGACAAACAGTGTCTAGGTTCATCTCTCCGAATTTGTGACACATCATTTTGAGACATTTCAagatcttcatctataataaaaCCATCATTAAGTGAGTTACGGTCATCACAGACAGACATAATAGATTGTTCTGTGGGTGGAAGTGAAGAATTTGACTGATTAAGAATTACGGGTAAAGGTGATCCTTGTTCGTTAGGTTCATCAGATTCCTCAGATGAAGGTGGTGTACATTTTGGACTGGCTAAACGAAGTCCAACTTGATCTTGTTCAGATTGGGGGAACTCAGACTCAACctggaaaaaaaaacccaatcaaaAACATAGAACATGACAGTATAAAGGTTATGaattaggccaaaaaaaaatatatgtctgtttcctgtttcCCGACTGACCCTGACTCAAAGCCCCCGACCCTagatctttttattcatttccggaaaaaaaaatcgtttctgGCCCGGAAAAATTTGTTTCCGGTCGGATCCagatccgtattttactataCCCAAACAATCAAAATGGCTGCTCCGAGCATAAATGTGCTACAATTAAGGTTTAAAAAATGTCGGCACTGGGAGGATTATTCAATTAAAGCTTCTTTAAAGAGATTAAATGATTTTAGAGTACAGGACCCTAACCAAACATGACACTTAACCATCTGCAAATCTGACCGGGagtgcaaaaataataaaaaaaaaaaaaaaaaaatcctgacctACCGACCCTTATTTTTTTGCCTTGGCAGCAGGAaaaagacatatatttttttttggccttacaATGCTCTTCTTTGATCTATGTACATGGCTTTAATCCTTTTCTTTAATGTCTTCATTGAGCTTAATTGTGAGGGCTGTTCAAAAAAACATACATTAATCCCAGGGAAGGCTTTGAAATCATAACTATTGGTGGGTGACAAATACATTGAAAATGTTAGTGAAATTCTATATTTGCCCACTTTCAAAAGTGACTTCCCTGTGTACCATAAATGTTTAAATGAAACAGCTCAAACTAGTTCCAGTTGAATAATGCATGCTCCTGATAATGCGATTTGCATACTTCTGATAATGCCATTATGGAGGAGTGCAACATTGATATTTTGATTGAACTTAGTTAATAATTTCTTAccagttttctttttaattttgttaatacatgtaactgtataattgtatattcattttaaaatacttGTCACAACCAGATGATCATGTTTGCAAAAGAACAAACCTTAAGTTATCACTTAATCGTCTTATATCAAATGCACCagatataaaagaatataaaagaaGTGGTCCATAAAATGATTTTCTAGATCTTTGATTTCAAGGTTCAACTTTTATCTTACAGTTTTTAAAGAAGTAACAAATATCAATATGAAAGCTGTCTTTAAACATATATGGTGACTTTCGTGTAATTCATCTTATGAACACTTAATGCCTGTTTAGTCTTCAATGAATTATATTGCATAATTATAGCAATTGACAATATTCATAAAATAGATAAAcgtttcaaaagatttttttgtaatttgaatataaggccaaataaatatatatgtgttgttccagttaccctacctacccaaaataatgttttgtcattttccatgaagcactgttaaagtcagaaaattgctcccatagactcaatgtaaaaaaaaaacaacataaaattaagaaaaaatcctACCTACATGACCTACTTACcctaattttttttagatgtaactggaaccatacattctatttttttaggcctaagaTATAAAGCTTAATTTATTCTAATGGAAATAAAATAACCCAGTCAATACTTTCAACATGTTGAAAACAATACCTTGTCTCCTTTGCCTCCACTAAGTCTCCTAAATAGACCTTTACCAGCTGGTTTCCCCTTCTTTAAAGCATTATGAGCAGATATATTAGAACCAGAAGCATTCCTACAatgaatattatacaaatatatagtTAATGGTGTTAGTAGCCTCACCAGAGAGCTTAGTAATCCAATCAGTATCTGATTATACATATATAAGTGTAAATATTGGTATACACATTAAGCATCAGAGTATTAATTACCTTTTTGAATTTGATAGTCAATGAAATATatccaataaaataaaattggacAAAGTCTGCAAAATGCTATAGCaaggccaaaataaaaaatatctttgtttcccctccccaACCTAGGTCAAAAGGTAATTTTCCACACAAAAAAATCAGATTCTTTTTTATTCCCGAAATAATTAATTTCAATTCCAACATTGGTAtgacatccagttaaaaaaaatagaccTGTGTGCCTgatctgtttacaaagggtagacctgGGGTGgagaaacagacattcttttaaatgtgacCAAATAATAAGTGCCTTTCTATCAAAGGCAGGTCATACACAATTAAACACAAACTTTTAACACCTCTACATATTACACCACCTAAGATTGAATTATTAGTATCAATTTTTCCATTCACTATTCTCACCTTTCCAAAGAAAATTTACCCTTCAGTTTCACACATTCAATATTTgatgtttatgtttgttacaaaaGATTTattaaagcaaaatgtataatACAAGTAAGGAGTGAAAGTGAAATGAAATGTATTAGTTATACCGAAGTTCAGCAAAACTCCCTCTAAAATCAATGGTTGTTATTAGAAATGAATCCAAGAGTTCATGCATATGTATAGTAATAGATCACAAATTACAGCAAAATCCTACTTGTACCTTTCTTTATCTATCTATACCAATGATAATAATGTTTAATAATTCTCACTTCTTATTCTTTCTCATACTGCCTGGACTAAACAAATTCAATCTCTTTCTTGATCCCTTTCCATTTGTTGAAGGTGTGGCACTGAAAGCTACTTGGGCCCTGTTGCTAAAGGCAATACTAGGAGTATCAAGGCTTCCCTTTTTTATATCtgcaaataaattcaaattataccACACACTCTGCTGTTGTAATTTTAttctacaaaattatttaattgaaatataatcTACCATAAAAGGTCAATAACTGTTTTGAAAATCAAACTTCAGTTACACAGAAGTAAAATTTCCTGTcctgtttaaaatgtttaatcaatTTGAAAAAACCACTCCTCTCATTTGAACTCTTTAGGTTCTAAGGAGTATTCATTAGGTAATTCAAACAGGAGTATTATGATGTAACCAAATCTACCTTGTAACTGTAAAATTGTGTGTCAAAATGTGTTATTGTGGTATAATAGTAAAAATA contains:
- the LOC139516863 gene encoding rho GTPase-activating protein 11A-like isoform X2; the protein is MRHINCIENIDNLRALIKQDLRELGIKLPKGKKLKKQSQYTKQHAQQENAESNGVFENLLAQVACVHIPNCGYVPRFLVDAAEIIKKNIDQEGLFRKSGAVSRIKELKEKIEKGEDLGSANIVDVTVLIKQFFKSLPEPLFTSTYHDAFIRCIQLPNKDDAYRALLLLCLLLPGEHISTIRYMMSLLKLISEHSDKNKMDATNLSVVLAPNFLYLNSKSEKMNSVEEKLLQFQTSVVEVLIRNAEEIGFISDSLYERTLLMTEVFGTDDELDASCEGLEESRDCKKKEKKRKRTGSFTGIVSTIAQSITKWRRSTDGKTNNVSNMSQASNISDYSHVSTKCNKSTAVHEDPQPVDLSAATPVVMRKRKASGDVVAFSTSKKKAILQNLPQGSALRNTPFTPATALRNMDIKKGSLDTPSIAFSNRAQVAFSATPSTNGKGSRKRLNLFSPGSMRKNKKNASGSNISAHNALKKGKPAGKGLFRRLSGGKGDKVESEFPQSEQDQVGLRLASPKCTPPSSEESDEPNEQGSPLPVILNQSNSSLPPTEQSIMSVCDDRNSLNDGFIIDEDLEMSQNDVSQIRRDEPRHCLSDTAIMYANDSTYNTSLSRSMSLDAQKIRLRRGQPNSVKTGLLHGEKENVRKLRRSFGLDKSEIGEPVALLIPDLPQMHNAKDVHSNGECLEKEGNQQIKNKNECEGSVSMESTCESTGLLDKKPTEQPENCDSNVYVTDTDNKEVNTQIKSDQLDSISLKPKIQNSTSTDSLLVGQEDAFNKLEKKTIARTLSTDSGKGSMFDVSEVGETIGSTSPSSQKKATEGTKNPIKHNSEQDLKKPLRAFVSRSQSLCEQPKKAIPKITPNLQISMETHKLLSRAGYLASKTTASEDVMVMGPPPAKIKQAETVISKHESIMELQTQQRGRVASTARQFDTDHKDVAERHTSPYRFPNSTSRKRGVSPIRIPTIFAKSDEEAAKMKDLVTVTQKSGKGQAKLPISTLLLKPTEDVAAPSNSVSVPIGSKLKRKPSIYYTADHSRLNESSMLLEKVAEDESMDIDVFEPIVQSDKENKDSHFSESLQTNDVYTEILGNEKMEHKDGMIDSENLTPSNPSKVPTIKMPLATPLAEMVVLRTASGMTPRHVIKKTRSPIKPVKRLRSPGSPCRNSPRKHSPRTNKHLLSSIPCHLQEEMSPL
- the LOC139516863 gene encoding uncharacterized protein isoform X1, translated to MRHINCIENIDNLRALIKQDLRELGIKLPKGKKLKKQSQYTKQHAQQENAESNGVFENLLAQVACVHIPNCGYVPRFLVDAAEIIKKNIDQEGLFRKSGAVSRIKELKEKIEKGEDLGSANIVDVTVLIKQFFKSLPEPLFTSTYHDAFIRCIQLPNKDDAYRALLLLCLLLPGEHISTIRYMMSLLKLISEHSDKNKMDATNLSVVLAPNFLYLNSKSEKMNSVEEKLLQFQTSVVEVLIRNAEEIGFISDSLYERTLLMTEVFGTDDELDASCEGLEESRDCKKKEKKRKRTGSFTGKGNKTFSRCKKGIVSTIAQSITKWRRSTDGKTNNVSNMSQASNISDYSHVSTKCNKSTAVHEDPQPVDLSAATPVVMRKRKASGDVVAFSTSKKKAILQNLPQGSALRNTPFTPATALRNMDIKKGSLDTPSIAFSNRAQVAFSATPSTNGKGSRKRLNLFSPGSMRKNKKNASGSNISAHNALKKGKPAGKGLFRRLSGGKGDKVESEFPQSEQDQVGLRLASPKCTPPSSEESDEPNEQGSPLPVILNQSNSSLPPTEQSIMSVCDDRNSLNDGFIIDEDLEMSQNDVSQIRRDEPRHCLSDTAIMYANDSTYNTSLSRSMSLDAQKIRLRRGQPNSVKTGLLHGEKENVRKLRRSFGLDKSEIGEPVALLIPDLPQMHNAKDVHSNGECLEKEGNQQIKNKNECEGSVSMESTCESTGLLDKKPTEQPENCDSNVYVTDTDNKEVNTQIKSDQLDSISLKPKIQNSTSTDSLLVGQEDAFNKLEKKTIARTLSTDSGKGSMFDVSEVGETIGSTSPSSQKKATEGTKNPIKHNSEQDLKKPLRAFVSRSQSLCEQPKKAIPKITPNLQISMETHKLLSRAGYLASKTTASEDVMVMGPPPAKIKQAETVISKHESIMELQTQQRGRVASTARQFDTDHKDVAERHTSPYRFPNSTSRKRGVSPIRIPTIFAKSDEEAAKMKDLVTVTQKSGKGQAKLPISTLLLKPTEDVAAPSNSVSVPIGSKLKRKPSIYYTADHSRLNESSMLLEKVAEDESMDIDVFEPIVQSDKENKDSHFSESLQTNDVYTEILGNEKMEHKDGMIDSENLTPSNPSKVPTIKMPLATPLAEMVVLRTASGMTPRHVIKKTRSPIKPVKRLRSPGSPCRNSPRKHSPRTNKHLLSSIPCHLQEEMSPL